Proteins co-encoded in one Flavobacterium sp. M31R6 genomic window:
- a CDS encoding IPT/TIG domain-containing protein, with product MKKQIRLLMVLPFVLLFGNCSKDSEVEAVKVDTTVPEPKPTPVPLVEVKINSYSKNYGRKDDIITIYGENFTDKIEDISLVFDGIPAKIISATSTEIKFKIPDTMDTQIPILTLIITNSKVTNLVKNCYNGNIAILGNRSPSPWIVMNSPSINASVSNVQILDNRAIYYHTESKTTLSGGSSISYFYVYRSFDEGKTWGIWIDTQSDSRFPFSATTNDEGWSLYGSANLYKTLASSGTRGDLVFKGTSTIGVVTANENLTAGTIVTYNGTVYDTNDGINFSNVYTSNTDTYVGLGLASFALDNNHIWVTGYKGITVNSSYTLKPFMIYKNTSSAGWKEKFFTDEPNETYIREIQFFDADSGLLLLVGPSSSKIYKSNNGGDNWISIYNGENFSNFVFKDATTGWATLKNVIYKTTDGGASWSIEYNHNEDILKIAYKDNVIWAFSKTKILKRNL from the coding sequence ATGAAAAAACAAATCAGATTATTAATGGTGTTGCCATTTGTATTATTATTCGGCAACTGCAGCAAAGATTCAGAAGTAGAAGCGGTTAAAGTAGATACTACTGTACCAGAACCAAAACCAACTCCAGTGCCTTTGGTAGAAGTTAAAATAAATTCGTATTCTAAAAACTATGGTCGTAAGGATGATATAATTACAATCTATGGAGAAAATTTTACAGACAAAATCGAAGATATTAGTTTGGTTTTTGACGGCATCCCAGCAAAGATTATTTCAGCCACCTCCACGGAAATAAAATTTAAGATACCGGATACGATGGACACGCAAATACCAATATTAACACTTATTATCACGAATTCAAAAGTAACAAATTTAGTTAAGAATTGTTACAATGGCAATATTGCAATTTTAGGAAACAGGAGCCCTAGTCCTTGGATTGTTATGAACAGCCCTTCTATAAATGCATCAGTAAGCAATGTTCAAATCTTGGATAACAGAGCTATATATTACCATACGGAGAGTAAAACCACCCTTTCTGGAGGAAGTAGTATTTCTTATTTTTATGTTTATAGATCTTTTGATGAAGGAAAAACATGGGGAATCTGGATAGATACGCAATCGGATTCTAGATTTCCATTTTCTGCTACAACAAATGATGAAGGGTGGTCTTTATACGGCAGTGCAAACTTATATAAGACGCTCGCTTCTAGTGGAACGAGGGGAGATCTTGTTTTTAAAGGCACATCAACGATTGGGGTGGTAACCGCAAACGAAAATTTGACCGCAGGAACAATTGTTACATATAATGGAACTGTTTACGACACAAATGACGGAATCAATTTTTCCAACGTATATACAAGCAATACCGATACTTATGTAGGATTAGGTCTTGCATCCTTTGCTTTAGACAATAACCACATTTGGGTAACGGGATACAAAGGAATAACTGTAAATTCAAGTTACACTTTGAAGCCTTTTATGATTTATAAAAATACCAGTTCTGCTGGTTGGAAAGAAAAATTCTTTACGGATGAACCAAATGAAACATATATTAGAGAAATACAGTTTTTTGATGCTGACTCAGGACTGCTGCTGCTTGTAGGACCTTCTTCTTCTAAAATTTATAAGAGTAACAATGGAGGAGACAATTGGATTTCAATATATAATGGTGAAAATTTTTCAAACTTTGTATTTAAAGATGCTACTACTGGTTGGGCAACATTAAAAAATGTTATTTATAAAACAACCGATGGAGGAGCTTCCTGGTCTATCGAGTACAACCATAATGAAGATATTTTAAAAATAGCCTACAAGGATAATGTTATTTGGGCTTTCTCAAAAACTAAAATTTTAAAACGAAATCTGTAA
- a CDS encoding amino acid permease: MALKGLFRKKTVQDILKQVEKNNMEGHEALGKHLTAKDLTAFGIAAIVGAGIFSTIGKASFDGGPAVIFLFLFTAVACSFAAFAYAEFASMVPVSGSAYTYSYVAFGELIAWIIGWALIMEYSVGNITVAISWSDYFTGLLSSGGIDLPQWVQMDYLTASNGFKDATALMEGGKTFENLSSGLQNAYTAWTTSPVIGSFHLVADLPALLIIVLITALIYRGMKESRNASNIMVVVKLCIVLLVIAVGIFYVDTTNWHPFAPNGVSGVLKGVSAVFFAYIGFDAISTTAEECKDPQRDLPRGMMWAIIICTLLYIAIALVLTGMVSYNTLNVGDPLAFVFDQLHLKWMSGIIAVSAVVAMASVLLVFQMGQPRIWMSMSRDGLLPKKFSTVHPKFKTPSFATIVVGFVVAVPALFMNLTMVTDLCSIGTLFAFVLVCAGVLALQNRTDIPRGKFKTPYVNSKYIFPLLIIIALVISFTYNKKATMGFITNETKINNSEFIITSLNKEETQKVYDYLVKIEGKTNATEKLDVEHLLSQYQEDDAKYETVVAGLPISDSIKYESGFDLFKHKIPMWIFLIVIVGLVYWSFKENLSLIPLLGLICCLYMMAELSVWNWIYFTIWLLLGLVIYFGFSRKNSKLNLEKE; encoded by the coding sequence ATGGCATTAAAAGGGCTTTTTAGAAAAAAAACGGTTCAAGATATCTTAAAGCAGGTCGAAAAAAACAATATGGAAGGGCATGAAGCGCTTGGAAAACATTTGACAGCCAAAGATTTAACCGCTTTTGGAATTGCAGCCATTGTTGGTGCTGGAATTTTTAGTACTATCGGGAAAGCCAGTTTTGATGGAGGTCCAGCTGTAATTTTCTTGTTTTTGTTTACTGCGGTTGCCTGTAGTTTTGCCGCTTTTGCTTATGCCGAATTTGCTTCAATGGTGCCTGTTTCGGGAAGCGCTTATACCTATTCCTATGTAGCTTTTGGTGAATTAATTGCCTGGATTATTGGCTGGGCTTTGATTATGGAATATTCTGTTGGGAATATAACGGTCGCCATATCGTGGAGTGATTACTTTACGGGGCTGCTCTCCAGTGGCGGAATCGATTTACCGCAATGGGTACAAATGGATTATTTAACAGCTTCTAATGGTTTTAAAGACGCCACTGCCTTGATGGAAGGAGGGAAGACTTTTGAGAACTTGAGTTCTGGATTGCAAAATGCTTATACCGCCTGGACGACGTCTCCTGTAATTGGTTCTTTTCATTTAGTAGCCGATTTGCCTGCGCTCTTGATTATTGTCTTGATTACAGCCTTGATTTATAGAGGAATGAAAGAATCTCGTAATGCGAGTAATATCATGGTTGTTGTTAAATTGTGTATTGTTCTTTTGGTTATTGCTGTCGGTATCTTTTATGTGGATACTACGAATTGGCATCCTTTTGCTCCGAATGGAGTTTCAGGGGTTTTAAAAGGAGTGTCAGCAGTGTTCTTTGCTTATATCGGTTTTGACGCTATTTCGACTACAGCTGAAGAGTGTAAAGATCCACAACGTGACTTGCCAAGAGGGATGATGTGGGCGATTATTATATGTACACTTTTATATATTGCCATTGCATTGGTTTTGACAGGGATGGTGAGTTATAATACCTTGAATGTTGGGGATCCATTGGCTTTTGTATTTGATCAATTGCATTTGAAATGGATGTCAGGAATCATTGCGGTAAGCGCTGTGGTTGCCATGGCTAGTGTATTGTTGGTTTTCCAAATGGGACAACCGCGTATTTGGATGAGTATGAGTCGTGATGGTTTGTTGCCAAAGAAATTCTCTACTGTGCATCCAAAGTTTAAAACACCTTCTTTTGCCACAATTGTAGTTGGTTTTGTTGTTGCTGTTCCAGCTTTGTTTATGAATTTAACTATGGTTACTGATTTATGCAGTATTGGAACATTGTTTGCCTTTGTTTTGGTTTGTGCGGGTGTTTTGGCTTTGCAAAACAGAACCGATATTCCAAGAGGGAAATTCAAAACGCCTTATGTTAATTCCAAATACATATTTCCATTATTGATTATTATTGCTTTGGTAATTTCTTTTACCTACAATAAAAAAGCAACAATGGGTTTCATTACCAATGAGACCAAAATTAACAATTCGGAATTTATTATTACTTCATTAAATAAAGAGGAGACACAAAAAGTATATGATTATTTAGTTAAGATTGAAGGGAAAACGAATGCAACTGAGAAACTGGATGTAGAGCATTTGTTGAGTCAGTATCAGGAAGATGATGCTAAATATGAAACAGTAGTTGCTGGATTGCCAATTTCGGATTCCATAAAATACGAAAGTGGATTTGATTTATTCAAACACAAAATACCGATGTGGATTTTTTTAATCGTAATTGTTGGATTGGTTTATTGGTCCTTCAAAGAAAATTTGTCTTTGATTCCGCTTTTGGGTTTAATCTGTTGTCTGTATATGATGGCAGAGCTAAGCGTTTGGAATTGGATTTACTTTACTATTTGGTTGCTGTTAGGATTGGTGATTTACTTTGGCTTCAGTCGTAAAAATAGTAAGCTGAATTTGGAAAAAGAATAG
- the lpdA gene encoding dihydrolipoyl dehydrogenase, with product MSSFDVVIIGSGPGGYVSAIRCAQLGFKTAIIEKYSTLGGTCLNVGCIPSKALLSSSHHYAEIKHFADHGIEVSGDVKVNLEKMIARKQAVVDQTSGGVNFLMEKNKITVFNGLGSFVDATHVAIAKADGTSETIEAKNIIIATGSKPSSLPFIKIDKEKIITSTEALALKEVPKHLVIIGGGVIGIELGQVYLRLGAQVSVVEFMDRIIPGMDGALSKELTKVLKKQGMKFYVSHKVKSVERNGDAVIVQAENAKGETITLEGDYSLVSVGRRPYTDGLNADKAGVKISDRGMVEVNDHLQTNISNIYAIGDVVRGAMLAHKAEEEGTMVAEILAGQKPHIDYNLIPGVVYTWPEVAAVGQTEEQLKASGAEYKVGSFPFKALGRARASGDLDGFVKILADAKTDEVLGVHMIGARTADLIAEAVTAMEFKASAEDISRMSHAHPTFAEAIKEAALAATDNRALHV from the coding sequence ATGAGTTCATTTGACGTAGTCATTATAGGTTCTGGTCCAGGCGGATATGTTTCGGCTATTCGTTGTGCACAATTGGGTTTCAAAACAGCAATTATAGAAAAATATTCCACTTTGGGTGGGACTTGCCTAAATGTAGGTTGTATTCCATCGAAAGCATTATTGTCTTCTTCACATCATTATGCAGAAATTAAACATTTTGCCGATCACGGAATTGAAGTTTCAGGTGATGTAAAAGTGAATTTGGAGAAAATGATTGCCCGTAAACAAGCAGTTGTTGATCAAACATCAGGAGGAGTAAATTTCTTGATGGAAAAAAATAAAATCACTGTTTTTAATGGTTTGGGTTCTTTTGTTGATGCGACTCACGTTGCAATTGCAAAAGCTGATGGAACTTCGGAAACAATTGAAGCCAAAAATATCATTATTGCCACGGGATCAAAACCGTCTTCTTTGCCTTTTATCAAAATCGACAAAGAAAAAATCATCACTTCGACTGAAGCTTTGGCTCTTAAGGAAGTACCAAAACACCTTGTGATTATTGGTGGTGGTGTGATTGGTATCGAGTTAGGTCAAGTGTATTTACGATTGGGAGCGCAAGTTTCGGTTGTGGAATTTATGGACAGAATTATTCCTGGAATGGATGGCGCTTTGTCTAAAGAATTGACCAAAGTGTTGAAAAAACAAGGAATGAAATTTTATGTTTCGCATAAAGTGAAATCGGTAGAAAGAAATGGTGATGCCGTGATTGTTCAAGCTGAAAATGCAAAAGGTGAGACGATTACTTTAGAGGGTGATTATTCTCTTGTATCTGTTGGTCGTCGTCCGTATACAGATGGATTGAATGCCGACAAAGCTGGAGTGAAAATTTCTGATAGAGGAATGGTAGAAGTAAATGACCATTTACAAACTAACATTTCTAATATTTATGCAATTGGTGATGTGGTTCGTGGCGCTATGTTGGCTCACAAAGCGGAAGAGGAAGGAACAATGGTTGCCGAAATTTTGGCGGGTCAAAAACCGCATATTGATTATAACCTGATTCCAGGAGTGGTTTATACTTGGCCTGAGGTTGCTGCTGTTGGACAAACAGAGGAGCAATTGAAAGCGTCTGGTGCTGAATATAAAGTGGGAAGTTTTCCTTTCAAAGCTTTAGGTCGTGCTCGTGCGAGTGGAGATTTGGATGGATTTGTAAAAATTCTTGCCGATGCCAAAACGGATGAAGTCCTAGGTGTTCATATGATTGGCGCCAGAACAGCTGATTTGATTGCTGAGGCAGTTACAGCAATGGAATTTAAGGCTTCTGCCGAAGATATTTCCAGAATGTCACATGCGCATCCAACATTTGCGGAAGCGATAAAAGAAGCGGCATTGGCAGCAACGGATAACAGAGCTTTACACGTATAG
- a CDS encoding DoxX family protein, translating to MKTATFFIRTIIGLLLICIAIAYFFNLMPELESTENFKAFNVGLISSVYLMPLIKTIVLLCGISYLTGQYVVLSNIIILPVSTNILFIDFFLNPNGLPLALFIFLGNLFLIYVHRKSYKNLFHRKSVMHFD from the coding sequence ATGAAAACTGCAACTTTCTTTATTCGCACAATAATTGGCTTATTATTAATTTGTATAGCAATAGCCTATTTTTTTAACTTAATGCCTGAACTAGAAAGCACAGAAAATTTCAAAGCTTTCAATGTAGGATTGATTTCTTCCGTTTATCTAATGCCATTAATTAAGACAATCGTTTTATTGTGTGGAATTTCATACCTCACTGGTCAATACGTAGTGTTATCCAATATCATTATTTTACCGGTAAGCACAAATATATTATTCATCGATTTCTTTTTAAATCCAAATGGACTACCTCTCGCTTTATTTATTTTTTTAGGGAATTTATTTTTAATCTACGTCCATCGAAAAAGTTATAAAAACCTGTTTCACAGAAAATCAGTTATGCATTTTGATTAA
- a CDS encoding DUF4349 domain-containing protein yields the protein MNKIVKQGLISLAIITLIISCKKSDASEESSSDIAISADSISSSAAVEKEGSTRKFIRTADLKFKVKNVTQSTYTIENITNKFDGFVTYTNLQSSIIDKFETKISQDSTLETTRYIVENNITIRVPNKRLDTVIKSIAKQIDFLDYRIIKADDVSLKMLSNQLSQKRSSITEKRVEKAIDNRGKKINDIMEAENNLAAQKEQNDNSKLENLSIQDQIDFSTLTIQIYQHESVKQEMIANTKDYNYYKPNIGIRIIDSLKTGWYVLQDVIVFIIEIWWLLFIVIGGFFLYKKYRKKQ from the coding sequence ATGAACAAAATTGTGAAGCAAGGCCTAATTTCTTTAGCCATTATTACTCTAATTATCAGCTGCAAAAAGAGTGATGCCAGCGAAGAATCATCTTCAGACATCGCAATATCTGCTGACAGCATTTCCTCCTCCGCAGCTGTTGAAAAAGAAGGAAGCACTCGAAAATTCATTCGTACTGCCGACCTGAAATTCAAAGTTAAAAATGTTACCCAATCTACTTATACAATTGAAAACATCACCAATAAATTTGATGGTTTTGTTACCTACACCAATTTACAAAGCAGTATTATCGATAAGTTTGAAACCAAAATAAGTCAGGACAGCACGCTCGAAACGACCCGCTACATTGTAGAGAACAATATCACTATAAGAGTTCCCAACAAACGTCTTGACACAGTTATAAAATCCATTGCCAAACAAATTGATTTTCTCGATTACCGAATTATAAAAGCGGATGATGTTTCCTTAAAAATGCTTTCAAACCAACTTTCTCAAAAAAGAAGCAGCATTACTGAAAAAAGAGTGGAAAAAGCCATTGACAATAGAGGAAAAAAAATCAACGATATTATGGAGGCCGAAAATAATTTGGCTGCCCAAAAAGAACAAAACGATAATTCCAAACTTGAAAATTTATCCATCCAAGACCAAATAGACTTTAGTACACTGACCATTCAAATATACCAACATGAATCAGTGAAACAAGAAATGATTGCAAATACTAAGGATTACAACTACTACAAACCCAATATTGGAATCCGCATCATCGATTCTTTAAAAACGGGTTGGTACGTACTACAAGACGTTATCGTTTTTATTATAGAAATTTGGTGGTTGTTATTTATCGTCATTGGCGGATTCTTTCTTTACAAAAAATATCGCAAAAAACAATAA
- a CDS encoding anthranilate synthase component I family protein: MRTSIYKFIEEPLQFKQQLVAWGQQFREITFLDSNSFSDEYSSFDCVLAVDAFTSMKTDYHNAFEDLKQYQQTTKDWLFGYLSYDLKNDVEHLQSNNFDGLDFPDLFFFQPKKLFLLKGNQLEIKYLNMCDDEVVDDFTEIAKSQKLKVVSEDKIIINQRISKDSYIHKVSELLKHIHHGDLYEANFCMEFFAQNAIINPLEKFLRLNEISQAPLTVFFKNNKQFLLSASPERYLKKEGVNLISQPIKGTSKRFADPLEDEKSKNTLAEDPKERAENIMITDLVRNDLSRTAQKASVEVKELCGIYSFLQVHQMISTITSKIDPQYTAVDAIRTTFPMGSMTGAPKYAVMKIIEELEETKRGLYSGAVGYFLPNGDFDFNVVIRSILYNQENEYISFSVGSAITSLSIPEKEYEECLLKAKAMHEVLL; the protein is encoded by the coding sequence TTGAGAACTTCCATTTATAAATTTATTGAAGAACCATTGCAGTTCAAGCAGCAGCTTGTTGCTTGGGGACAACAATTTCGAGAAATAACTTTTCTGGACAGTAATTCTTTTTCAGACGAATATTCCAGCTTCGATTGCGTATTGGCTGTTGATGCTTTTACGTCCATGAAAACGGATTACCACAATGCTTTTGAGGATTTAAAACAATACCAGCAAACCACTAAAGATTGGCTGTTTGGTTATTTGTCCTATGATTTGAAAAATGATGTGGAGCATTTACAGTCCAATAATTTTGATGGACTTGACTTTCCTGATTTGTTCTTTTTTCAGCCTAAAAAGTTGTTTTTGCTAAAAGGAAATCAGCTTGAGATTAAATATCTTAATATGTGTGATGATGAAGTTGTAGATGATTTTACTGAGATAGCCAAAAGTCAAAAGTTAAAAGTTGTAAGTGAGGATAAAATAATAATTAATCAACGGATCTCAAAAGACAGCTATATTCATAAAGTTTCGGAATTATTGAAACATATTCATCACGGGGATTTGTATGAGGCTAATTTTTGCATGGAGTTTTTTGCTCAGAATGCCATTATCAATCCTCTGGAAAAATTCCTTAGGCTTAATGAAATTTCTCAGGCTCCATTAACTGTTTTTTTTAAGAACAACAAGCAATTTTTGCTTTCGGCATCACCAGAGCGTTATTTGAAAAAAGAAGGAGTAAATCTAATTTCGCAACCCATAAAAGGAACTTCCAAACGATTTGCAGATCCATTGGAGGATGAAAAATCTAAAAATACTTTGGCTGAAGATCCTAAAGAAAGAGCCGAAAATATTATGATAACCGATTTGGTTCGCAATGATTTGTCTCGAACCGCCCAAAAAGCATCAGTAGAAGTTAAAGAACTATGTGGGATTTATTCTTTCCTGCAGGTACACCAAATGATTTCGACCATAACATCCAAAATCGATCCCCAATATACAGCAGTGGATGCAATTAGAACTACATTTCCTATGGGAAGTATGACGGGAGCTCCTAAGTATGCCGTCATGAAAATTATTGAGGAATTGGAGGAAACCAAGCGAGGATTGTACAGTGGGGCAGTGGGCTATTTTTTGCCCAATGGTGACTTCGATTTTAATGTTGTTATTCGAAGTATATTGTATAATCAAGAAAATGAGTATATATCGTTCTCCGTTGGAAGTGCCATAACTTCTTTGTCAATTCCCGAAAAGGAATATGAGGAATGTTTGCTTAAAGCAAAAGCAATGCATGAAGTTTTGCTGTAA
- the tilS gene encoding tRNA lysidine(34) synthetase TilS — MKNILQNHIDKKIPYLKQKKLLLAVSGGLDSMVLLHLFQELNCDIAIAHCNFQLRGVESFGDQKFVQDYAEANEIPIFVTQFDTEAFAKDYKLSTQVAARELRYNWFYELLETEKFDYILTAHHADDNLETFLINLTRGTGLEGLTGIPVQNDRVIRPLLFLSRQEIENYAKVNNIQWREDSSNASDKYVRNKIRHHLIPVLKELNPHFMTSFLKTEGYLQESLAMVEDAAIMIYQQVASEVENQIHFDLNKLLQLPNYQSYLYQWLKEYGFTAWEDIYDLVDSQSGKQVFAVDFRLLKDRDSLILSPIEDIADEIEFLVNENETEVKIPLNMTFCKVADISVASNKTIFVDADQLVFPLVIRKWKTGDVFLPFGMDGKSKKVSKLFKDEKLSLIEKENTWLLCSENRVVWVIGIRADHRFRSSNTTKNILKIEFEN, encoded by the coding sequence ATGAAAAATATACTTCAAAATCATATCGATAAAAAAATCCCATATTTGAAGCAAAAAAAACTGCTTCTTGCCGTAAGTGGTGGTTTGGACAGTATGGTTTTATTGCATTTATTTCAGGAATTAAACTGTGATATTGCCATTGCCCATTGCAATTTTCAGCTTCGGGGAGTAGAGAGTTTTGGAGATCAAAAATTTGTACAAGACTATGCAGAGGCTAATGAGATTCCAATTTTTGTGACTCAGTTTGATACTGAGGCATTCGCCAAAGATTATAAATTATCAACTCAGGTTGCTGCCAGAGAACTACGATACAATTGGTTTTATGAGTTATTGGAAACCGAAAAATTTGATTATATACTGACAGCTCATCATGCCGATGACAATCTGGAAACCTTTTTAATCAATCTCACACGAGGAACAGGATTAGAAGGATTGACAGGGATTCCGGTGCAAAATGACAGAGTAATTCGACCTTTACTCTTTTTATCCCGTCAAGAAATTGAAAATTATGCCAAGGTAAATAATATTCAATGGAGAGAAGACAGCAGTAATGCATCTGATAAATATGTGCGGAACAAAATACGGCATCATTTGATTCCTGTTTTGAAGGAATTGAATCCGCATTTTATGACCTCATTTTTGAAGACCGAAGGTTATTTACAGGAATCGTTGGCGATGGTTGAAGATGCTGCAATTATGATTTATCAGCAAGTAGCCAGTGAAGTGGAAAACCAAATTCATTTTGATTTGAATAAATTACTGCAATTACCCAATTATCAATCCTATTTGTACCAATGGCTAAAAGAATATGGTTTTACCGCTTGGGAAGATATTTACGATTTGGTTGACAGCCAATCCGGAAAACAGGTTTTTGCTGTTGATTTTCGTTTATTAAAAGACAGGGATTCCCTGATTTTATCTCCTATTGAGGATATAGCGGATGAGATAGAATTTTTAGTTAATGAAAATGAAACAGAAGTTAAGATTCCCTTAAATATGACATTTTGTAAAGTAGCCGACATATCTGTTGCCTCAAATAAAACTATATTTGTCGATGCTGATCAATTGGTTTTTCCATTGGTGATACGCAAGTGGAAAACGGGAGATGTTTTTCTGCCTTTTGGTATGGATGGAAAGTCAAAAAAGGTGAGTAAACTTTTTAAGGATGAAAAATTATCATTGATAGAAAAAGAAAACACTTGGCTTTTATGTTCCGAAAATCGAGTAGTTTGGGTCATTGGAATAAGAGCTGATCATCGATTTAGATCCTCAAATACGACCAAAAACATACTTAAAATAGAATTTGAGAATTAG
- a CDS encoding thioredoxin family protein — protein MKKIIVILLVFLAFAKGNTQVLDPVKWTTKIEKKSETKYILTFSGVIEKDWHLYSQFTPDGGPLPLEVVFKDQNGNFDLVGKAKESKTTTAFNDVFGVNETFFHDKAQIQQEITLLNPKITSIKAELNYQVCKEVCINLEKKFTFKIPMVESAAAVATTPVATVKMDTVKVDTANTFTVVTKETAVAAVEKKIIEQPKPTSERGLWSIFFIAFFSGFAALLTPCVFPMIPMTVSFFTKQSKNKAAGIRNAIIYGISIILIYVLLGFLVTWIFGADALNALSTNVWFNILFFILLVVFATSFLGAFEIMLPNSWANKVDNQADRGGIVGILFMALALAIVSFSCTGPIVGTLLVDAASKGGIAPIIGMFGFSLALALPFMLFAMFPGWLQSLPKSGGWLNTVKVVLGFLELALAFKFLSNADLVLQLHLLEREVFLVIWIAIFGTLAFYLFGKITLPHDSPISHISVGRLSLGLLVLSFTIYLIPGLWGAPLKLISAFPPPMEYSESPLGVGGSNVGNASSVVLPEGAKLGPNQIVVFDDYDKGLAYAKAVNKPIMLDFTGHACVNCRKMENNVWSDENVLPILKNEVVVISLYVDDKRPLPEGEQFISKSTGSEIETIGDKWTDFMISKYNTNTQPLYVLTDLQGNNLNEKQPTISYVTVEEYLPWLKLGISKFKK, from the coding sequence ATGAAAAAAATAATAGTTATACTTCTTGTTTTTTTGGCTTTCGCCAAAGGGAATACTCAAGTTTTAGATCCTGTAAAATGGACTACTAAAATCGAAAAAAAATCGGAGACCAAATATATTTTGACTTTTAGTGGTGTGATCGAAAAAGATTGGCATCTGTATTCACAATTCACCCCAGATGGTGGTCCACTGCCTTTGGAAGTTGTTTTTAAAGATCAAAACGGGAATTTTGATTTAGTAGGCAAAGCTAAAGAAAGTAAAACGACTACCGCTTTTAATGACGTTTTTGGAGTGAACGAAACTTTTTTTCATGATAAAGCTCAAATTCAGCAGGAAATAACTTTATTAAATCCAAAGATTACTTCAATTAAAGCGGAATTGAATTATCAAGTGTGCAAAGAGGTTTGTATTAATCTAGAAAAGAAATTCACTTTCAAAATTCCAATGGTTGAATCAGCGGCTGCTGTGGCAACTACTCCAGTTGCTACCGTAAAAATGGATACAGTCAAAGTTGATACGGCAAATACATTTACTGTGGTGACTAAAGAAACTGCGGTTGCAGCAGTTGAAAAGAAAATAATTGAACAACCGAAGCCGACTTCGGAAAGAGGGTTGTGGTCAATTTTCTTTATCGCATTTTTCTCCGGTTTTGCTGCTTTGCTGACCCCTTGCGTGTTCCCAATGATTCCGATGACGGTTAGTTTTTTTACCAAACAGAGTAAAAATAAAGCGGCTGGAATCAGAAATGCCATTATTTATGGGATTTCGATTATTCTGATTTATGTATTATTAGGATTTTTGGTAACCTGGATTTTTGGTGCCGATGCGCTGAATGCTTTGTCAACCAATGTTTGGTTTAACATCTTATTCTTTATTTTATTAGTGGTGTTTGCTACTTCATTTCTTGGAGCTTTTGAAATCATGTTGCCTAATTCATGGGCAAATAAAGTAGACAATCAGGCCGATAGAGGTGGAATTGTAGGGATATTGTTCATGGCTTTGGCCTTGGCTATTGTTTCGTTCTCTTGTACTGGACCTATTGTGGGAACACTTCTGGTGGACGCAGCTTCTAAAGGGGGAATCGCCCCTATAATTGGAATGTTTGGGTTTTCATTGGCTTTGGCTTTGCCATTTATGCTTTTTGCAATGTTTCCGGGATGGTTGCAATCTCTACCAAAATCGGGTGGATGGTTGAATACCGTTAAAGTTGTTTTAGGATTTTTGGAATTGGCTTTGGCTTTCAAATTTTTATCAAATGCCGATTTGGTTTTACAATTGCATTTGTTGGAAAGAGAAGTGTTCTTGGTGATTTGGATTGCAATTTTTGGAACCTTGGCTTTTTATTTGTTTGGAAAAATCACGTTGCCACATGATAGCCCAATATCACATATTTCAGTGGGAAGATTGTCTTTAGGTTTGTTGGTTTTGTCTTTTACAATTTATTTAATACCAGGGCTTTGGGGTGCTCCACTTAAATTGATAAGTGCATTTCCTCCTCCAATGGAATATAGTGAAAGTCCTTTGGGTGTAGGCGGTTCGAATGTTGGAAATGCTTCGTCGGTTGTTTTGCCAGAAGGAGCAAAATTAGGTCCAAACCAAATTGTTGTTTTTGATGATTATGATAAAGGACTGGCTTATGCCAAAGCAGTGAACAAACCTATAATGCTTGATTTCACAGGGCATGCTTGTGTGAATTGCCGAAAAATGGAAAACAATGTCTGGTCGGATGAAAATGTGCTTCCAATTCTTAAAAATGAAGTTGTAGTAATTTCATTGTATGTGGATGACAAAAGACCATTACCAGAAGGCGAACAGTTTATTTCCAAATCAACTGGATCTGAAATTGAAACGATAGGCGATAAATGGACAGATTTTATGATTTCCAAATACAACACCAATACACAGCCTTTGTATGTTTTAACCGATTTGCAAGGGAATAATCTGAATGAAAAGCAACCTACTATAAGCTATGTAACTGTTGAAGAATATTTGCCTTGGTTGAAATTAGGTATTTCAAAATTTAAAAAATAG